ATTATGGGAGCGATGAGTGTCAAAAAATTACTTTGTAATGATATCCTGTCCATATTTATAGCAGCACCTAGCCTACAAATTCTGGAAGAAAGACTACGAAAAAGACACACAGAAACTGAAGAAAAAATTCAAACCCGCCTTAATAAAGCAATTAGTGAGATGAAATTTGCTAATTTCTTTGATAAAAAAATTATCAATGATGAGCTGGAGGTAGCTTATGCAGAGCTAAAAGGCTTGGTGGATAAGTATTTGAGTGCTTAGAATTTTTAAACGCAAAGGGCGCAGAGTCTTGCGCAAAGGTGGCAAAGATTGTTCTACCTTCTCCCATTCGCAGTAAATATGGAGTAGCCGAGTCCGATAGATAACCACGGTTTGTTTCTATAGACATAACTATCAAAAATAGGATTGCTACCACTGAGCATATCTATACCCGTGAATAGACCTATCTGTGCATTGCCAAACTCCATCATGACTCCGATAGATGGGGTGAAAGCTATGGTTTCTTGACGATTTCTCACTTTGCCATTCGTAGAGAAACTATCTAAGGTGACTCCAGACACGCCTATTCCCAAAAGCCCACTAAAACTCACTGGTGCGAAATCACTCTTCGTGTACTTGACCCCAAAAGTAGAGCCTATCGTAAAATCTTTCGAAAAATCAAAAGGTCCGAATCTTAACTTGATAGGAGTAATCACACTGCCGAGGGTAAAGGCATACTTCTGTGTATTGGATGGAATAGCCTTATAGTCAAGTTGGGCTTTAGTGATCCTATAATATTTATAATATTCTATGTCGTCATCTTCAAAGTTCATTCGCTTACCTTTGCGCTTCTTCGATGGTAAGATAAATCGAATAATACAAGTATCCCGCTTCATTTCTATAAGGAGAAATTTAGAGCCTATTTGTGCGGTCAAACGTTCATTGCTGAGCTTGACTCCTTCTACATCGCAGCGGTACATAGGGCATTCGAGGATAAACTCATACTTGCGATAAAAGTCTCGTGAGTTTACGCTCGTAGTCGCCTGCGGTGCTGGAGGCATGGGTGGCGTCTGTGCTAATAGATGATGACTAACAATGCAGAAAAAGAATAGTATTCGTTTTATATGATTCATTTTTGATAAATACGTTTGTAGTAGGTTATTTCACAGAGGTTCACGAAGAATGAAGAGATTCACAGAGTTTCTTATCACCGCAGGACTTGTCCCGATAATTTCGGGAGGCGCAGAGTACGCAGAGGTTTTTCTAATCTTTCTGAGTATTAACTATCTTTAGTGAGTGGCAATATTTCCTTCAAATCAACAGACTATTGACAACTAGCCACCGACCACTTACAACTTTATCTTCACCACTATCTTCCCATTTTCTTCATACAATGGATACTTTCCTGCGGCGATAGTAATGCCCTGCGGACATCCTGATGCAGCAGCTATGTCATCTGGTATAGTGAAATCTTTATCTACTCTGAAATACTCTGTCGTGAAATGCTTGATATAGATATAGTCTTTTATTTTTTTCTGTGAGAAATAGAGATAAAGCTCACGGTCTTGATAGCCTAGCTCAGCTTCGAGGCAGTTATCATACTTAGAACAAGTCTCCATTGTCTGCTCCGTGCTCTGCTCCACTATGCACATACCGAAGCCATCGCAGTCTGGACTTGTCCCTAGGGTGAGGAGGATGGAAATTATATTGAGTAAAAACATAGAATGGGTTTTGAATGGTTAAAATTTATCCTGAAATAGTTTATTCTTGAATGACAGCAACAAATCGTGTCATAAAAAGCACGGATACGACTTTCGTTCATATCCGCGCTATGTAGATACTTGTGACAGTACATGATTTAAATCACATTAAAACTGAATCTTTACTATATTTTCTTCTCTGGTAAATAAGTAACTCCCATTAAGAAATGTGAAAGATTCCCTTCCAGAGAGAGTTCTAAGCGATTCATTAAGTGGTACAGTAATACCTTCTTGTGGTAGATTAGTTAATGTAAAACTGGTGTTTTGCTCGAAATATTGTTGAACATCCTCAGCATATGTAGAGAGGTCAAGGCTAAGAATAAAGCGATTATTCTCCCATGAAAAATTAGAGACACTACCCATGCGACACTCCTTTGGAAAGGGTAAACAAATTCGCCAATCAAAACAACCTAACCAAATGCCTTCTGTATGACCACCTCCACCTGCCGCTTGTGCTTGTGAATAACCGCTTTGAAATAAAACTATGCTACAAATAATTATTATAAATTTTTTCATAATGAACTACACGTATTATCTAACCCCGTCGGGCTTTATATGTTTAACTAATAAATGGATTGTTTTAGAAAAAAGCATGGATACCAAGTATTTTAGTATCCAAGCTATGTGAGGGGAATATTGTCTCTAAATAAGCACGGATACCGCTATCGCTAATACCCAAACTATAAAGAATTCTAATTCGAAATACTATTGTAAAATAAGTCTAAATTAACATAATACACATCAAATGATTTATTTCTAGAGGTTTCCTTCACTAAATTAAAAAGTCTTCTCTTTTGCCTTCCCATTGTATTCGAATAAAACACATAAAGTCTTTTACCTTTATGTTTAGTACAATCGTCATTATCTATCCCTAATTTTTTTATAAATGGTATTCGTTCTTTTAAAGTAAATGTCCACTTATTATTAAATGAATTAACTCTTAGAAACAATGAGTCGTCAAAATTACTATTCTTATTAAAATTAATATTTGGGAAACCCTGAAAGTCGCAGTTTACAAAATTATTAACCAGATTGTCATTACTATCAATAATTAATACCTGCAGAGGCTGACCCGATCTTTTAAACTTATAATCATCGATTTTATGCAATCTGTAATAACTACTATCAACATAATACACAAAGCTAAGATTTAAACCATCATCATGTACAATACTTTTTATTGCATTTATATCGTACTTTTCATTATTAATACCATAACATGATGCTACAAATTGTTTACATGAGACTAATGTTAAGCTATATGCCAAAAATATTGTTCCTAGAATTGATTTATTATATTGTTGCATTCGAAATATAAATTATTAATTAATAGAATAATTTACAATTACTTTTCCGTATTGTGACTTTTCGCTTGGTACAACTGTATACATACCCTCATTCAGGGTGATTGAGTTCGCGTTAATACCTAGGGCAGCACATTGAGCTTGATCTAACGAAACATTACCAGCAATCAATGACTGCATATTTTCATTATAATTTAATCTATCAGTAAATGTAAGTTGAAGTGAATTACCACCTAAACTTTTAACTAAAACTCTGCCTTCACCATTATTATAATCAGGGTCTTGATAATCAAACTTAAAAACTAAACAAATACCGCAGCAACATGAACATGGTTTACAAGGTCTATCAAACTCGTCTCTGCAACCAGCCGGACATGGTCTGAAATTAAAGATTATTGGAACTTCACCACTTTCAATAGGTACAGAGTAATTTGGGTCAGGATTATTCCAGTGACTAACTGCATCTTGCCAAGATGTTGGCTGATAAAGAGGCAATCCAGTTTTCTTATACTTCTTTAGAGCAATAAGACCGCAAACTGAACAGACAATAATAAGTGACAGAACTAATTTTTTCATAACTAAACAGAAGTTTACCATTCCACTTCCAAGGTTAAAGTTAAAGATTAAAATTTATTTCATAGACTTTCTTTTCTCTAACCTACAGCAAACCGACAAGTCAAGGTTTCGTACTCATTGGAAGATGGCCGATAGTACTAAGAACCCCTATAGTCCCCCTATCTATCTTCGTCAACTTCGAGATTTAAAAATCTGATGCAAAGGTCTGATGGTATCATGGAATAAAAAAGCTAATAATTATTCTATTCTATGGAAATTTATTCTCAATATATTCCTAATAGTTTCCTAACTTTGTCATCAAACTAAAATACTAAACCAACATGATAAAAAACGATTGGATATTAAAAAACATCAACCAGTTGATCGATGAAAAAGGAATAAAATTGGAATATATATCAGCCAAGCTGGGAATATCTCAAGGGGAAGTTTCCAAAATTCTCAAAGGAGAAAGGGAGTGCTATACTAAATACGTCTATCAGTTTAGTCAAATCCTGAATGAACCATACCATGATTTAGTAAAAAACGATGAAGTGAATCAATATAACTATGGAGAAATAAAGGATAATGGAATTGGAAATGTGCGCACCTTGAAAAAGTCTATAGATATTGAGGTGTTTGAACAACGAATTCAAGACAAAGATGATTTAATAAACCTAGAAAG
This genomic window from Chitinophagales bacterium contains:
- a CDS encoding helix-turn-helix transcriptional regulator codes for the protein MIKNDWILKNINQLIDEKGIKLEYISAKLGISQGEVSKILKGERECYTKYVYQFSQILNEPYHDLVKNDEVNQYNYGEIKDNGIGNVRTLKKSIDIEVFEQRIQDKDDLINLEREQKIQEREQKEYWKEKYYRIKEKLALVEEKLKSK